In Dysgonomonadaceae bacterium zrk40, one genomic interval encodes:
- a CDS encoding ABC transporter permease, giving the protein MKQFIAFVKKEFRHIMRDNRTLLIILGMPVVEILLFGFAINMEVQDIRVAFYDPTPDAFTTGIAERIRQNPYFNHQGNMYSMDEMNASMRKGELDLAVVFPQNFQESLVHSGEAAVQLLSNSSDPNRGSISTTYASAIIAKFQQEQIDLRQIPFQIQTENRMIYNPLMKSSYMFVPGIMGLVLMIICTIMTSVSIVREKERGTMEVLLASPLKQGTMIFAKTIPYMIISFVDFLIILILSYFILGVPVNGNLLLLFLIALIYIILTLTYGLTVSTLVDKQVNAVIVSAITAMIPVLMLSGMIFPVDNMPRVLQAFSSIIPARWFIEAVRKVMIQGQGFLMIGKELFIMIGMTLFLLGITIAKTKKRLD; this is encoded by the coding sequence ATGAAACAATTTATTGCATTTGTAAAAAAAGAGTTCCGCCACATCATGCGCGACAACAGGACATTGCTGATCATCCTGGGGATGCCCGTAGTGGAGATCCTGCTGTTTGGCTTTGCCATTAACATGGAGGTGCAGGACATCCGCGTGGCTTTCTATGATCCAACACCTGATGCGTTCACGACCGGCATCGCTGAGCGTATCAGACAAAACCCCTATTTCAATCACCAGGGTAACATGTACTCAATGGATGAGATGAATGCATCGATGCGAAAAGGAGAGCTAGACCTGGCTGTGGTGTTTCCGCAAAACTTTCAGGAGAGTCTTGTGCACTCGGGAGAAGCGGCTGTACAACTCCTGTCAAACAGCTCCGATCCCAACAGGGGATCCATCTCCACCACCTACGCGTCGGCTATCATCGCCAAATTTCAGCAGGAGCAAATAGATTTGAGGCAGATACCCTTTCAGATTCAAACGGAAAACAGGATGATCTACAACCCGCTGATGAAATCATCCTACATGTTCGTTCCGGGCATCATGGGACTGGTGCTGATGATTATCTGTACCATCATGACATCAGTCTCCATAGTTCGCGAAAAGGAGAGAGGGACCATGGAGGTACTGCTTGCATCACCATTGAAACAGGGGACCATGATATTTGCGAAGACCATTCCCTATATGATCATCTCCTTTGTTGATTTCCTGATCATTCTCATCCTGAGTTACTTTATCCTGGGTGTACCTGTCAACGGCAACCTGTTGTTGCTCTTTTTGATAGCCCTCATCTATATCATACTGACACTGACATACGGGCTGACCGTCTCAACGTTGGTAGATAAGCAGGTTAATGCTGTAATCGTCTCAGCCATCACAGCCATGATCCCTGTTCTGATGCTCTCAGGGATGATCTTCCCCGTCGACAATATGCCCCGCGTACTGCAGGCATTCTCATCGATTATCCCTGCACGATGGTTTATTGAGGCGGTGCGCAAAGTGATGATCCAGGGGCAGGGGTTTCTCATGATCGGGAAAGAATTGTTCATCATGATCGGGATGACACTGTTCTTGTTGGGTATAACCATTGCAAAAACAAAAAAGCGACTTGATTAA